GTAAAAGGCACGAGAGAGAACCTCCAGGAGACCGTGGCCGGCAATACCCACCGCAAAGAAAGCCAGCGCCCACGCCGTGCCCGCGGTCGCATCGGACAGCCATTCCCCGCGTTCGACCATCAACGCAACGACCGGACGACCGAGAACGATCAATCCGACCGAGGCTGGGATCGCCAAGAATAGTATCCCGCTCATCGCGGAGGTGAGACGGCTGCCGAAGGCCGCCAGATCACCTTCAGCTGCGAGCCGGGCCAGCGAAGGAAAGACCGCCGTGCCGACACTTTGCGCGATGATTCCAAGCACAAAGAACATGATGAACCATGCAACGTTGAGCGCGGAATTGCTGCCTTCGACCATCTGGCCCGCAAAATAGAGATTGACGAGAAAATTGAGCTGAGTTACGGCGAGACCGAGCATCCGAGGGAGCATCAGTCGGAGGACGAGGCCGGAACCTTCGACCCGGGTACTGAAGAGCGGCCGGATAACCGCGCGAACGCGGACAAGGCCGGGCAGCTGTATGAGCAGGTGCAGCGCGGCCCCGAGGATGGCGCCAAATGCGAGGCCATAGATGCTCCTCTCGCCAACGGCGGGATAGGCAAATGGTCCGGCGTCCACAGGAATGAGCGGGGAGATCACTACCGCGCCAATGATCAGTCCGATGTTATTCATGCTGATGGCGAGTGCTGGCAAGAAAAACTGCTGGTGTGCGTTGAGGATGCCCATGGTAAGGCCGCTGACGCTGAAGATGACGGTGGTAATCAGCATCCAGCGGGTCAAGTCAGCCGAAAGCGCCTGATAGGCATCAGGCACGTCCCTGAGGAGCAGCGGCATAACCAGCGGGGACGTCACGGCAAGGAGAATGCCGATCAAGGCGGCAGCGGCGGCAGACCACGACATTACAGCGCTGGCAAGTCGCCAAGCCTGTGGGTCATCTCGATTGAGGTATCGCGCAAAGACTGGGATGAAGGCAGAGCCGAGCGCTCCACCGGCCACCAAGGTGAAGAGCATTTCCGGAATACGCTGGGCGGCAAAGAACACGTCGAGCTCGACCGATGCACCGAAATATGCCGTGTAGGCGGCAGTGCGGACAAGACCGAGAACGCCGCTGGCGAGGAAGCCAAGCAAAACTACCAGCGCTGCGCGTACAATCTGCCCGGTGCTCAATGCCCGAACTTCACGTGTCATATTCGCCCCTCGGTTTGGGATAGCCGCTGCGATGGATTATAATCGTATCTCAGAGCGTGACCGTATCCCGAAATACAACAAAGGGGCTGCCGATGGCGGCAGGGCGCAGCGTCCTAGAGCATTTCTACGTCAGCTTGACTTCGAAATCCACTGACGCGAAGCAAAACATTCAGGTCGCAGCACAATCGGCAAATATTAAGCCTGATATCGTGTCGCGACTGGCTGAGAAATACAGCCTGGACCGGGCCGTCCTTCCGCAGTCATTTTCATTGCTCCGCGATTCGCAGGGCGGTGGCTTCTTCGCAGTCCATGTAATGCGCGGCTCCGGCGGCACGCCGCTCGCACATTACATCGTAGTTCCATCAGATACGCTACGCGTGATGCACGGGAATCTGCGCGCGCTGGTGAGCCTGTTGGATACCACGGCCCCCACATTCGCGCCGAAAACCACGCTGCTGCCACTTGTTCTGCCTCAATACAGCCCAATTTCCCCGGAGCAGCAAACCGAGGATATGTTGGGGCTGCTGTCTACGGCCCATAACCGGATGGATGGCCTCGAGCAGATGCTGGCAGCGATAGTCCAAGGCGTGCGGTTAATTATCCAGAACGCGCCAAGCGATGTTGCCCAGCGAATCAAGCTGGTTGACGGATTATTGGCACTGATGCCCCCCTCGGTACGGTTCGCCGTGACTTTTACAACCGATTCGGCGCGACATAACGACGTGGATTGTCAGATCAGTTTCGCCCGTGAACAAGTGAATTCAGCCGAGGTCGTGCGATTCGATTGGTCGAATGGCCAGACGTTCGGGATGCCGCTGAAAGACGATTACGCCAGATTTGTGGTCAGCCAGCTTCGGCTGGACACCAGCCTCGTTATCGAGCGGACGTCGGCGATGACGCCGGCGGCAGGTTGGTATTTGAGCCAGGGCCACCGGCTGGCCGAAGCGCTGTCGTACGGAAGCTACCGGCTGAAGGTCGACGAAGCGCTGTTAAGCGGCCAGCCGATCAACAAGGAAGATGCAGCGGATATCCTGCAGTCGGACCCAACCCTCAGCGATTCGCTGCGCGCGTCGTATGCGCGCCATTTGCTCCGTCTTGCTCTGGTTATGCACGCGGTAACTGATGCCGACCCCGTGGCGCAGCTGTTTGTGAAGTTTCCGGAGCTGGAACGCGACGCGCTGATCCAACTAGCATCAGCGTGTCACAAAGGCGAAGCGCCCGACGTGTACCGGTTGGTATCGCGCTGGCTCATACGGGACATTGAACTGCCGTCGCGGCACCGCTGGGAACAGCTGGCACAACGCGCGGCACTGCTCGCGGCAAAGGGATTGGCTGAAGCAGGCGACCTGTCTGGTCTTTCGGCACTCATCCCTGAACTCAACGCGACAGGACGCGTTGCGAGCCTCGGCGAAATCAGCAAACCGCTGCTGGAGACGCTGCTGCCGTTTGCGACCAAGGGAAGCGACCTGGCCAACGAGATGTTCCTGATGGTGACGGATCTGATGGACGCAAAGGAAGCGCGCGCATTCCTCAGCACACCGTCGCTTCAGAGTCTGCTGCCTCCCGCACTGGGGCAGTTCATGGCGGCGCTGAATGCAAACCCGAAAGACGGCCACGCGGGAGTGCTGCTGAACGCGGCAAAGTCCCTGGGGACGCAGTCGGAGGGCCGGCTGCTGTCCCACTTCGCGCTGTGGGCACGGCAAGGCGGACGTATTCAACTGCTAGACCCTCAGGTATTGTCGGCGCTGGCACGCACCGCAATCGACGCCGACCCGGAAACCCGCGAGAATATTTTCCAGCTGGTTGAACACATCACCCAGGACGAACTAGCGCAATTCGGTCAGAATGCAAGCTATCAGGTGCTGCGGATTAAGCTGGCACTGGGTGATTACACCGCGCTGGGCGTTCAGCTCCGCTTACAGTCGCGGACACTCTACGTTGGCGATCAGCAGTTCATGTACCTGAAGGTCATCGAGCGGCTTTTCGCAGAGACACCCATCGCGGCCACGGAAATCCCGAAGGCGATGGCCGCACTGGCAGAACAAGGGATTGTCGCCGCGCCGCTGGCAATGGCGGCGCTGGGGAGTCTGCACATGCGGGAGACTTCGCCTTCGGTCGACGCGGTAGCTACAGATGCGATCGGGTTGATCCGCGAACACAGCGATCTGATCGCGGTCCTGCCGCCGGTCTCAATGGCACGACTGGCCGGCTACCTGCTGCGCTCGAACAATACGCGCGGCGCGGCCGAGACGGCAATTGCCATCGCCAAAGCTGCGGAAAAACAAAAGGTGTCCAGCGTGGACGCTGTCCGGCAGTTGATTGAGGCAGCCGGTAAAGATGTGATGTCGCGGTCAAACGGCAGCGCAATCCTGCGCGGGTTCGTGAGACATTCCAATTCGAAAGAACATCCACAGTTGCTGGCTTACCTGTCGCGCGAGTTCGGGCTTGAGAACGGCCAACAGTTTGAGAATTCGACATTCATCCACAGCCTGATGCTGGGACGTGACCTGCCAGTATTCCTGCGCTCGGCGGCGATTACATTTCGCTTCCTCGGCGCTTTGAACGCCATGTTTGCGAGCGGCGACGGACCGGAAGCCGAGACGGTCGAGACATATTTGACGAGCCTGCCGGGTGCGTTGAGCCAACAGGAACGTGCCGAACTTCGCGGTATGCTGCTGGAGTTGATAAAGGCTCTGACCGCGGCGACCGAAGCTAAGCGCGCATCGAAGCCCCGTGAGGACAAGCTGACCAGCAGCTTCGACGTCCTGCGCGCGATGGGCGTAGCGTTAAGCAATACCGCCTTCAACCAACCGGAACTGCCTAAGAATCAATCGCTGGGCGTCCCGGACAAGCAGGCTTTGAAGCAGGCTGTATCGGCGGCACTGGCTATCACACTCAGGCTGGCGCGACCTGCACCAGTTACCATTACGGCCCGTGGCGTAAAAGCAGAAGTCGAAAGTTTATTGTTGACGATCGACGACGAGGCCCAGCAGCTCGTTCATGAGCGGGCTCCGATGCTTGTCCAGTTGGCGCGGATCGTGCCGGAGATCGGCGCGGAAGGCAGCAGCAATCTGCTAGAAGCGAATAACTACACGAAGAAACTGGATATCGGCAAACAGAAGCCGCGAAGCGAACTCGAAGTTATCCGGTATATGATCGGGTATTTCGGGCGGCTGGGGTAGCAACAGCCCTGATGAGGCAAAGACTACGCTCCCGATTCTGGTGGAGACCCGGTTTCGGCTGACTTTGCCATGTCTATCAGCATCCCGCCGGTGAGCGACAAAAGACGGTCGACGGTCAATGGCATGATGGCATTGCTTGCACCTGCAGCAGCGAAAATGCGGGAAAAACGCGCAAGCGAGGCATCCACGAACAGCGTGATGTCGTCACGGCGGTGAGCGAGTGGCGGAACTCCCCCCGGCGCATAGCCCGTGACGGCAATACACTCTTCGGCATTGGCCGTGCGGATACGTTTGCGCGGGACATCGAAGTATAGGGCGAGCTTACGATCGTCAACGCGCTGATCGCCGCTCGTCACAACAACCACCGGCTTGTCCACCACCCAAAAGACGATGCTCTTGGCGATCTGACCCAATTCGCAGCCGATTTGTTCAGCAGCAAGCTGCGAGGTCGCCGTCGAGGCCTCAAAGAAGACCACGTCGATGTCAGGCGCCTGACTGGCGAGCACCTGCCGAACGTGGGAAGCATCCCAAATTTCGGTCATGGAAAGACTCCGTTTTCAGAACATCGCAACAATAGGGATCGGCGACTGGCTGGCCATGCTATCGGAATACGCGAGATTCAGCAGATATGCAGAAACACCGATCCCTTCAGCGCAGGAAGTACACCCGCGTGAAAGAGCGCACCGAGATTATACATCTGCCGCGGGTTGGGACAAAGAAAAGCCAGGGGAAGCTAACGATTAGTCGAGCGGAAGGGTGAGCGTAAACGAGCTTCCCTTGCCGACGGAGCTGTGGGCAGTGAGGCCGCCGCCGTGGGCTGCCGCTACTTCACGCGCGATAAAGAGACCCTGCCCTAAGCCTCGCGGGTCGATCTTGCGCCCGGATTCGCTGACCGCGGAGCCGCGATAGAATCGCTCGAACACGTGCGGCAAATCCTCGTCGGCGATACCGACACCCGTGTCGACCACGTCGATGGCAACGGCATAGCTGTCGAGGTCGTCGATCCCTGCAGCGACCCAAATACAGCCTTCCGGTTCCGTGTACTGAATGCCGTTACGCAGTAAGTGGCCGATGGCCCAACGCAGGCGCGTTTCGTCGGCGACCAAATTGAGCCGGGCTACATCGCGGAGCATGAGCTTAATTTCTAGTTTGCCGCGCTGAACCTCCGGCATCATGCTGCGGACGACACTCGACAGGAGCGCTTCGAGTTCGACCGGGCCTTTCATCAGTTTGAATGTGCCTGCGCCCATCTCAGCAAGGTCGAGCATCTCGACGACCATGCGGTCGAGCACATCGACGTTATGGGTGAGCAGTTCAACCATCTGGACAGCCTGCGGATCATTCATCAACTGCGCTTCAAGCAGGTCCGCTGCGCCTTTGATGGACTGCATGGGCGTACGGAGTTCGTGGCTGATTGCGGTAACAAAGTGAGTCCGCAGACGCTTCGAGACCTGCTCGCTTGAGACATCACGGATCACAACGAGGGTGCCCAGCGACCTGCCCTGCGCGCTGCTAACCGAGGCCAGGCGCAGTGCCAGGACGCGGTCGTGAAACTGCACACGCTGGGGCGCGTCGTTCGGCACAACCTCACCGACAGATTGGTTGCTCTGCATGGCGCGGACGGTACGGCTTAGTTCACCCAGGCGATACTCATCTTCGCCGCCAACCAGATCGCGGGCCGCGGTGTTCATCATCATGACTTCACCGTCGGCATTGACGAGGAGCATCCCCTCCTCCAGCGCCTCAAGCGCGCCACGCAGTCGCTCGACCTCGCGTTCCTTCTCACGCAGAGATTCGCGCAGACGTTCGGTACGAATCTCCAGGAGCCGTTCTTTACTCTGGGCGGCCTGGGATTTCTTCACGGGCTGACGTCGCACCCCACTCAGGATACGCTCGAATAACGAACCCGTGTTTTGACCGATATCGTCGACGGACGAAAGCTCAGCTGGTTCGGTCACTTGGAACACTCTTGTTCTCGTCTAGCGTGTCGGTGGAGGGCGCGGGAGCGGTGACGTCTGCACTCGGGTTCAGGATCGGTCCGGGAGTACTGCTGAAACTATCAGCTGCGGCTTTCACCGAATCGTGTTTCTGCTTGATGAGGTCGTGCAACACGATGCCTAAGCGGTCAAAGTCCGGAAGCGGCTTATTGATTACGTGGTCTACGCCATATTCCTGCTTAAGGTGGTCAATTTCATCGTCGCCCAAGACAAAAGCAGTCATAAGAACAATCGGGATGTCTTTGAGCTTGTCGATACTGCGAATACGCTGAGCAAGTTCACTGCCGCGACGCCCGGGCATACGAATGTCCATCAAGGCGAATTCAGGCAAGCCGGTACCGACCGTTCCCGCTTCGACCTGATCCAGCCAATCCCAGACTTTTTGACCGGACTCGAAGGCCAGTGGAACATGCCCCCAGACCGTACACATTATTCCCACTAAGTTGCGGATGTCTGCTTCGTCTTCCGCGATCAACCAATTCACGGCTAGCTCCTCACGACTGCGACGCCCGGCCCATCCGGGGAACGCTCGTGCCTCGATGTAAGGCAAGTATAACTTGAAACGCGCTCAACCACATCAAGCATTGGATTCGCAGTGCGGAAGACCCACATCGTGCGACGCAGGCCGCGCCTAATTGTATGCGACGGCGTCCATAGACGAATGAAACAATTAAACAGTGCAGAAGCTAAAAGAGAATCCGATTGAACCGGAGACATCGACCCGCGAGAAATTCAAGGAGCCGGCAACGTACCGAAAACCCAGATGGTGTAGGCGCCAGTGGACCGGCCATTCTGACTCGACACAACTAATTCGATTGGGTCAGATGCGCCAGTATTCAGGACGGTCACCGCGTCAAGCCGGTCCGAACCAGTGGCACCGCCCTGATTGGTTCTGATTGTGATGCCTGATCCGAGCAGTGACGCTCCACAGGTACGCAGCGCAACATCAGCGCAAACGGCAATATCATCGGGGGCGACAATATAGGGATCAAGACGGCTGAGGCCGCTGCGCAGCATCCACAGCCAGAGGGCTTCGGTCTTAGCTAAAGGGCCGGAACGAACAACAATCAGGTCGGCATCGCCTAAAGACTCGATGCTCAGGCCTTCGATCCGTAAGGCGTAGCGACCCGGCCGCCCGTCTTTGCTGCCGACGGTCAAGCGCACTTCAGTATCGGACTCCGTAAGGCTGTAGACCGAAGCGCCAGTGATCGAGACGCCGGAAAACGTTAGCGGTTCGGCTGCTCCCAGGTTGACATTAATTGCCGGATCGTCCGTTGCTGGGGCGCTCATCTGGCAGAGCGCGCCGCCGGTTCCATCGTCTCCGCCAAGCCTGATAACCGGATCGAAGCCATCAAATCCAAAGGCCTCAATAGTATAGCCGGCGCCTGTTTCACTTTGATCGCCGAATTCGACTACCAGCGCGGTCGTCACGTCCTCGGATTTGCAGCGGAAGACTACGTCGACATAAGTATTGTCAGGGGCCTGCGGGACGGACAATCTCGTCAGGGTCAGCGTATAACTCCCGGTCGTGGTGCCTTCGTCACGCCCCACACGGGTAGCGATCAGAGCAAACAAGCCGTCACGTGTGATCTCGAAGAAGAGCGTTGCGGTGGCGTCTGGTTCGGCGTCCAAGGTTGAGCCGTCGTCCAGCATATTACTGGCCGTCTCCACGTTCCCCGCCGGGTCTCGCAGCCCAAGCAGTGGAGCGAGTCCGTCAGATGCCACCATATCAGCGCGGTACTGTTCGCCGGTAGCCGCGTCGAACTCCCAGATATCAAAGAATGCACGACCCGTTATCGTGTCTGTAACAGTGGCGCCCAAGCTGATCGTGTTCTGGGTAGGCGCGTCCGCCTGGGCGGAGGTCAACATCATTACCCCGCCCCACAAGAAGACAGTTACCAGGCGTGTGATCACCGGGCGCGGAACCATCGGAAGTCGATATCCGGGAACAGCTTGTCCAGTTCGAAATACTGATCGGCCAAGGCACGATCAGCCTTCTTGCGATCGAGGCTATCTGCAAGTTTGGTGAAGCGCTCCAGATGCTGATTGAATCGCTGGATGGCGTAGTCACGTGCCTGACCGGTTGTGACCAGGAAAGGCCAGTCCGAACTTTGAAGCAGGAGCGCCTCGCGGGCAATCTGATTGAGAACGGCCGTCTCGTCTTCGGTCGGGTCGGGATAGCGGATTATGAGACCTTCCATGCGGAGTTCGGCCTCATGGATTGGCGCCCACATCCAACGCGTGTCCGTGTTGTTCCAGGTGAAATGATTTCCTCCTGCACCCCACGAACTTTCAGGGATATGGAGCACGCTCGCCGGAGGGTAAGATGAAACGTATTCGGATGATGTCATCAAGTCGACACTGGGATCATTGGAGAGGTGGCGCAGGACTTTTTCCAACCAGAGGACGCCTTCAAACCACCAGTGGCCAAACAATTCCGTATCGTAGCTGGACATGACCACGCCAGGCTCCCCGGTTTTGTTGTAGTGCTCGCGGAGCTGGTCACCAACGAGATGCGCGAAGTGTTCCGCGTGCTGCTCAACTTTATAGGCGGCCCAATCCGGGTGGTAGTAATCCTTGAAGGCCAGGTCGAGAGTCGCGCCGGTGACACGCCAGTATTTGAACCCGCTTGTCCCGGCTTTCTTGTGAAACTCGCGGTAGTCGAAGTCGCCAGGGTAACCGAGGTTGGAGCTCCACACTTGCTGGCCGGTCGCGGCATTTCGACCGATTACTGCAACACCAGAGTGATGGAACGCGCCATCTCCGGCAGCGGTGTCACTGACGAAATACGCGTTGAACGAGGTTGCGTCGCGTTTGGGGAGATCGTTAACGGCGGGAATGACATAGCGGCGCTTGATCTGACCGTACGGGCCGACGATGTCGCCCGCGGCCATTCCAACCGGCTGGCCGCCGGTAATAGTGTGAGTTTCGGTGAAGAATACGCCCAGATCCTGTTCAGCAAGGAAGGTTTCGAGGCCGGGACGCATCTCATTACGCGAGTAATAGGCGGGACGGTAGGCACATTCCGGCAGCCAGAAGCTCGTCGGGCGGCGCCCGAACAGGCGCTGGTACGAGGCGACACCCGTCTGTACCTGGGCTGCGATAGAGCTGTCACGGCCCAGCAGCGGCAGATACGCATGCGTTGCGGCGCTGGTGACGATCTCCACGAAGCCGTCGTCCTGAAGCCGCTTAAACGACCCAATGATGTTCCCGCCAAAGCGATTGTTGAAAGCTCGCTTGACGTTTTCGTAATGGATCTTGTACCACTCCGCTAGAAACCTGAGATGCGGTTCAGCAGTCGGGACGGGCTCATAGGTGGTGACAACCGTCGGGCGTTCGGGATTTCCGCCGGCAGCCGCTTCTGCTTCGAGTAGGGCGCGCTGCTCGCTCACGACACGCGCGTCAATTGCAGTTGCTTTTTCATCGGTAACGAGGACGCGGCCCTCGGCCTGGAGCGGCAACTCAGAGTCGACCGGCAAGCCGCTGAAGAACAAGATATCGCGCCGCGCCGCGGCGATTCGCTCATCCAGGTATTGATTGAAGTGTTCCAGAATCAGGGGATCAGCCAACTGCTCGGCCAGAACCGGCGTAATTCCGATGTTCAATTTGAAGCGCACGCCCTCTTCAACGAGGTCATACAGGGTTTCCAACAACGGGATATAGGTTTCCGCTGCGGCTTCATGAATCCATTCCTCGCCGTGCGGCCAACGCCCTGCCAGGCGGGCGTAGGGCAGATGGCTGTGCAGGACGAACATAAACGTGCCGCGATGTGTCACGCCAGCAGCTCCTGAAATTTCCGCACGAGGCCTCCATCTTTCTTTTGCTGAATTTTAACCATTGCCGACAATGCGGTGCAATCGTTATACCCCCATAAGGTTTGTACGAAATCACCAAAGTTGCGCGAATGGGGTATTTTGCCTTTCGGAGACACAGGTAAACGCCTGGCTGTCCATTCGCCTACAGTTTGACACACTTCCAACCGCGGGTCGCCTAAAGGTGGTGATATTCCCAGAAGCGCATGACGCGGAAGCCGGTCGTGTGTTATAAGAGATGGGTGGAACTGGAAAAGTAGAGGTAAACGTGACTCCCTACAATGGGCTGAGTTCTGCGGAGGTTGCAGAACGCGTAAAGCGCGGTCAAACCAATAACTTCGAGGCGCGTTCCGGCCGAACCTACTGGCAGATCGCGCGCGATAACATCTTCAACGTATTCAATTTCGTCCTATTTACCCTGCTGCTGGTCGTGACACTGGCGCAGGATTACGCGACCGTGTTCTTCGCGGGTTTCAGTGTGCTCACCAACTCGCTGCTGGGAATGGTCCAGGAAGTGATGGCGAAGCGCAAGCTGGACAGCATGGCCGCGCTCGCGTCAAAGGAAGTCCAAGTTTACCGCAATGGCAAGCTGATCGTACTGCCGATGAAACAGGTCGTGATGGACGATCTGCTGTATCTCGAGCCAGGCGACCGGGTTGTGGTGGACGGGGAAGTCCTGCACTCGGATGCATTCGAGGTGGATGAGTCTCAGCTCACGGGCGAATCGGATGCCATATTCAAACAACCGGGCGATCCGATCACGTCCGGGTCGTTCTGCATTGCGGGAAGTGGCGTGATGCGGGCGACAAAAGTCGGTTCGGAAACGGCAATAAACCGGCTGTCAACCATCGCCAAGGCCTACCGCAACGTTCTGACCCCCACCCAAAAGAAGATCGCAACGATCGTCGAGATCACGATTGTCATGATGTTTATACTCGCGCCGATGCTGTTCGTCGCGAGCCTGATCCGCGGGGAAGCCAGCCTGGACGCCGTGCGTAACCTGGTTGTCTTTATCACCAGTCTCGTCCCGCAAGGGCTGGTGCTGGTTGCGACCCTGTCGCTGACGATCGGGGCGGTGCGGATAAGCCGGCACAAGACATTGATTCAGCGTGTGAATGCGGTTGAATCGATGGCCAACGTTAGTGTACTGTGCTTCGACAAGACGGGAACCCTGACACAGAACAAACTGACCGTGACTGAAATTATCTCGCTAAAAGGGAGCAATCCGGAGGCGGTCAGAGCGCAGCTAAAGGCGTATACCAGCAGTCTCAGCCATCTGAACCGGACGGCGGGTGCAGTAGCGACATTCGTTTCGCAGTCATCAGCAGATGGGCTGGTGAAGGTTAAGGAAGTTCCGTTCACATCGGCGCGCAAATGGGGCGCGGTGGAGTTTGAACACGAGACGCTGGTACTGGGCGCTCCTGAGCGGCTGATTAGCGACGCGGAGGCTTTGCAGCTGTCGCATGAGTTGTCATCGACAGGCAAACGCGTACTGGGATTTGCATCGGTCGACCACGCGCCGGAGGGGAACAGCCTGAATGGCGCAGGAAAGCCGCTGGCCCTGATCGTGATGGACGATCAGGTACGCGAGGATATTTCAGAGACTCTCAGCCAATTCCGTGACCTTGACGTCGGTCTGAAGGTCATCAGCGGCGACAACGTTGAAACGGTGCGGTCGATCGCCTCTCAGGCCGGCATGAACACGACA
Above is a window of Candidatus Flexicrinis proximus DNA encoding:
- a CDS encoding PAS domain-containing protein, which gives rise to MTEPAELSSVDDIGQNTGSLFERILSGVRRQPVKKSQAAQSKERLLEIRTERLRESLREKEREVERLRGALEALEEGMLLVNADGEVMMMNTAARDLVGGEDEYRLGELSRTVRAMQSNQSVGEVVPNDAPQRVQFHDRVLALRLASVSSAQGRSLGTLVVIRDVSSEQVSKRLRTHFVTAISHELRTPMQSIKGAADLLEAQLMNDPQAVQMVELLTHNVDVLDRMVVEMLDLAEMGAGTFKLMKGPVELEALLSSVVRSMMPEVQRGKLEIKLMLRDVARLNLVADETRLRWAIGHLLRNGIQYTEPEGCIWVAAGIDDLDSYAVAIDVVDTGVGIADEDLPHVFERFYRGSAVSESGRKIDPRGLGQGLFIAREVAAAHGGGLTAHSSVGKGSSFTLTLPLD
- a CDS encoding DUF1957 domain-containing protein — translated: MTHRGTFMFVLHSHLPYARLAGRWPHGEEWIHEAAAETYIPLLETLYDLVEEGVRFKLNIGITPVLAEQLADPLILEHFNQYLDERIAAARRDILFFSGLPVDSELPLQAEGRVLVTDEKATAIDARVVSEQRALLEAEAAAGGNPERPTVVTTYEPVPTAEPHLRFLAEWYKIHYENVKRAFNNRFGGNIIGSFKRLQDDGFVEIVTSAATHAYLPLLGRDSSIAAQVQTGVASYQRLFGRRPTSFWLPECAYRPAYYSRNEMRPGLETFLAEQDLGVFFTETHTITGGQPVGMAAGDIVGPYGQIKRRYVIPAVNDLPKRDATSFNAYFVSDTAAGDGAFHHSGVAVIGRNAATGQQVWSSNLGYPGDFDYREFHKKAGTSGFKYWRVTGATLDLAFKDYYHPDWAAYKVEQHAEHFAHLVGDQLREHYNKTGEPGVVMSSYDTELFGHWWFEGVLWLEKVLRHLSNDPSVDLMTSSEYVSSYPPASVLHIPESSWGAGGNHFTWNNTDTRWMWAPIHEAELRMEGLIIRYPDPTEDETAVLNQIAREALLLQSSDWPFLVTTGQARDYAIQRFNQHLERFTKLADSLDRKKADRALADQYFELDKLFPDIDFRWFRAR
- a CDS encoding YbaK/EbsC family protein, producing the protein MTEIWDASHVRQVLASQAPDIDVVFFEASTATSQLAAEQIGCELGQIAKSIVFWVVDKPVVVVTSGDQRVDDRKLALYFDVPRKRIRTANAEECIAVTGYAPGGVPPLAHRRDDITLFVDASLARFSRIFAAAGASNAIMPLTVDRLLSLTGGMLIDMAKSAETGSPPESGA
- the murJ gene encoding murein biosynthesis integral membrane protein MurJ, with product MTREVRALSTGQIVRAALVVLLGFLASGVLGLVRTAAYTAYFGASVELDVFFAAQRIPEMLFTLVAGGALGSAFIPVFARYLNRDDPQAWRLASAVMSWSAAAAALIGILLAVTSPLVMPLLLRDVPDAYQALSADLTRWMLITTVIFSVSGLTMGILNAHQQFFLPALAISMNNIGLIIGAVVISPLIPVDAGPFAYPAVGERSIYGLAFGAILGAALHLLIQLPGLVRVRAVIRPLFSTRVEGSGLVLRLMLPRMLGLAVTQLNFLVNLYFAGQMVEGSNSALNVAWFIMFFVLGIIAQSVGTAVFPSLARLAAEGDLAAFGSRLTSAMSGILFLAIPASVGLIVLGRPVVALMVERGEWLSDATAGTAWALAFFAVGIAGHGLLEVLSRAFYALSDTRTPVLIGIASLISNIVLSVVFIRFIGEPASLARGPIAGLALANSLTTLLEAAVLWWILSRRIHTVDDRLLLSGSGRSLAVSALMGTIVALLSSALVGRADLIIVLVCGAVGATVYFIFGAAVGIAEARAVPMLIMRRLRR
- a CDS encoding HAD-IC family P-type ATPase, whose protein sequence is MTPYNGLSSAEVAERVKRGQTNNFEARSGRTYWQIARDNIFNVFNFVLFTLLLVVTLAQDYATVFFAGFSVLTNSLLGMVQEVMAKRKLDSMAALASKEVQVYRNGKLIVLPMKQVVMDDLLYLEPGDRVVVDGEVLHSDAFEVDESQLTGESDAIFKQPGDPITSGSFCIAGSGVMRATKVGSETAINRLSTIAKAYRNVLTPTQKKIATIVEITIVMMFILAPMLFVASLIRGEASLDAVRNLVVFITSLVPQGLVLVATLSLTIGAVRISRHKTLIQRVNAVESMANVSVLCFDKTGTLTQNKLTVTEIISLKGSNPEAVRAQLKAYTSSLSHLNRTAGAVATFVSQSSADGLVKVKEVPFTSARKWGAVEFEHETLVLGAPERLISDAEALQLSHELSSTGKRVLGFASVDHAPEGNSLNGAGKPLALIVMDDQVREDISETLSQFRDLDVGLKVISGDNVETVRSIASQAGMNTTYAYTGEQLESMAEGDFESAVIKGSVFARIEPHTKQRIVHALQHQGEYVAMVGDGVNDVPALKASNLAIVMNDGTQISKDVADIVLLNNAMSTLPRAFFEGREITQTIFGTTKMFMARNIYNILLFVFVGFMFLPFPITPVQMSWASFGTVNMPATFIAFGIIRPKFIKDFRRDVVDYLVVCGVIGSVILTILFALTYAMTDQNLNVARGILTQFICLFGVLIVWNVQGVDVAEPATFRKHWRVVVISTVAGLLTMVSFYILPELFRYTAPNPNTPGGMGAIVLCATLFPLTMILMSRGMRYRGPVNRLWSLFGIPNPDETPQRSVETLKAATEVYRKTKEIRVVRIDGQSND
- a CDS encoding response regulator, translated to MNWLIAEDEADIRNLVGIMCTVWGHVPLAFESGQKVWDWLDQVEAGTVGTGLPEFALMDIRMPGRRGSELAQRIRSIDKLKDIPIVLMTAFVLGDDEIDHLKQEYGVDHVINKPLPDFDRLGIVLHDLIKQKHDSVKAAADSFSSTPGPILNPSADVTAPAPSTDTLDENKSVPSDRTS